ACAGTTGGGCAGGCGTTGTTGACAAAAATGATGGGTAAACCACGGATGATAGCTGAAACAGGAGCTGGTCAGCATGGAGTTGCCACTGCAACAGCCGCTGCACTTCTTGATCTTGAATGTGAAATTTATATGGGCGCAGTTGACGTTAAACGTCAATCTCACAATGTTCGCCGTATGGAGCTTTTCGGAGCAAAGTGCATTCCGGTTGAATCCGGCACACAAACTTTAAAAGATGCAATAAACGCTGCGCTTCGCATGTGGATCGCAAATCAGCGCACTACGCATTATTGCTTCGGAACAGCTGCCGGACCGCATCCGTTCCCGCTTCTCGTAAGAGAATTTCAATCAATAATAGGTCGCGAAGCAAAACAGCAGTTTAAAGAACGTACTGGCGAGATGCCGTATATGGTTGTTGCTTGCGTAGGCGGTGGTTCCAATGCAATTGGTATGTTCCATGAGTTTGTTAGTGAAGAATCTGTTAAGATTGTTGGAGTAGAAGCTGCCGGAACAGGTGAACCGGGATGCTTTAATTCCGCTCCGATTAACTTAGGAACTCCAGGGGTTCTGCATGGAGCGCACTCTTTGCTCTTGCAGTCAGAGGACGGACAGATACTTCCATCACATTCTATTTCTGCCGGACTTGATTACCCCGGAGTAGGTCCTGAGCATGTTCATCTTCATGCATCCGGAAGAGTTCAGTATGGAATGGTTAATGACAGTCAGGCTATTAATGCTTTTAAGATGCTTTGCCACAATGAAGGGATTCTTCCTGCTCTTGAGAGCTCTCATGCTGTTGCATGGGCAATCGAGAATAAAGATTCTATTCCAAAAGGTGCAAACGTAATTGTTAACCTTTCCGGTCGTGGCGACAAAGATATGGATATTTTTGAAGACTATCTCAAGCAGCACGGAAAATAGCGGAGCAAATAAAATGATTATTACAACACTTGCTGATAAAATAAATGATGCTAATGCAAAGGGGCGCACAGCTCTTATTCCTTTTCTTCCCGGTGGATATCCGGATAAAGAAAAATTCTGGAAAGAAATTCTTGAACTGGATGCTAACGGAGCGGACATAATTGAAATAGGAATGCCTTTTTCCGATCCTGTTGCGGATGGTCCTGTTGTTGAGGCAGCTTCCCTTAAATGCCTTGATGCCGGAGTTAATTTGAAATGGATTCTTGAAGGATTAGCAAAAGTCCGTTCGCAGATAAATGCAGGCATCGTACTGATGGGATATTACAATCCGGTACTGCAATACGGTCTTGAAAAGTTTGCGAAAGATGCCAATTCCGCTGGGGTAAACGGTTTGATTATTGCCGATTTACCGTACGAAGAAGGTGTCGAATTCCGTGATTTACTAGCCAAAAACGAAGTAGCCCTTGTTCCGCTAGTAGGACTTAATACATCACCTGAACGTATGAAACTATACGCCGATGGTGGGAATGGCTTTTGTTATTTTGTTTCGGTACTTGGAACAACGGGTGATCGTGATTCATTGCCGGAAGAAATTAAGGTTGGCCTTAAGCAGGCAAAAGAAATATTTAATATTCCGGTTGCTCTAGGGTTCGGATTGAAACATCCGTCACAGCTGATACAGCTTGAAGGGTTGGTTGACGCGGCAGTGTTCGGTTCTGCTCTTATCCGTCATCTCGGTGATGGAAAAAGTTGTGCTGAATTTATGAAGGTTTGGAAGTAGGTAAGATTAGAGAAGAGTTTTTGGAGTCCAGAGGGGGAACTTTTTTAGGAAAGTTTCCCCTCTGGACTCCTTTTCAAAAACTTTTATATAGGGAGTTTTTTAATTTTTGTTGGTAGGTTTTGTCTTTTTAATCATGTCAATCAG
This sequence is a window from Desulfovibrio sp. UCD-KL4C. Protein-coding genes within it:
- the trpA gene encoding tryptophan synthase subunit alpha; this encodes MIITTLADKINDANAKGRTALIPFLPGGYPDKEKFWKEILELDANGADIIEIGMPFSDPVADGPVVEAASLKCLDAGVNLKWILEGLAKVRSQINAGIVLMGYYNPVLQYGLEKFAKDANSAGVNGLIIADLPYEEGVEFRDLLAKNEVALVPLVGLNTSPERMKLYADGGNGFCYFVSVLGTTGDRDSLPEEIKVGLKQAKEIFNIPVALGFGLKHPSQLIQLEGLVDAAVFGSALIRHLGDGKSCAEFMKVWK
- the trpB gene encoding tryptophan synthase subunit beta, whose amino-acid sequence is MKRGYFGDFGGQFVPELLMPPLLELEEAMGKILKSAEFQQEFTSLLKNFVGRPTALTYCANLSRELGFNLWLKREDLAHTGAHKINNTVGQALLTKMMGKPRMIAETGAGQHGVATATAAALLDLECEIYMGAVDVKRQSHNVRRMELFGAKCIPVESGTQTLKDAINAALRMWIANQRTTHYCFGTAAGPHPFPLLVREFQSIIGREAKQQFKERTGEMPYMVVACVGGGSNAIGMFHEFVSEESVKIVGVEAAGTGEPGCFNSAPINLGTPGVLHGAHSLLLQSEDGQILPSHSISAGLDYPGVGPEHVHLHASGRVQYGMVNDSQAINAFKMLCHNEGILPALESSHAVAWAIENKDSIPKGANVIVNLSGRGDKDMDIFEDYLKQHGK